Proteins found in one Lagopus muta isolate bLagMut1 chromosome 18, bLagMut1 primary, whole genome shotgun sequence genomic segment:
- the MYADML2 gene encoding myeloid-associated differentiation marker-like protein 2, whose protein sequence is MMESTGGPYLNTAAVTSPVGIVRLLQMMFGCTTFSLVAHQGGFSAAYGTFCMFVWTFCFAVTVFIITCEFTHLHSCLSISWGNFTAAFAMLATLMSVTAAVIYPLYFVQLGCYPITCEVRDFRIAASVFAGLVFVVYGAEVFLTRAKPGQVTSYMATVSGLLKIVQAFVACIIFGALVNDSQYSKYVATQWCVAVYSFCFMVTVVVVAFSVTGKTAQLCFPFERSVVVYTFGAVLLYVSAAVIWPVFCFDSKYGSPQRPSACAKGRCPWDSQLVVAIFTYVNLLLYVVDLAYSQRIRFVSHI, encoded by the coding sequence ATGATGGAGAGCACAGGAGGGCCGTATCTGAACACCGCGGCTGTGACATCTCCGGTGGGAATAGTTCGTTTGCTGCAGATGATGTTCGGATGCACCACGTTCAGCTTGGTGGCCCACCAGGGGGGATTCAGCGCAGCATACGGCACTTTCTGCATGTTTGTCTGGaccttctgctttgctgtcacTGTCTTTATCATTACCTGCGAGTTCACGCACCTGCACAGCTGTCTGAGCATCTCCTGGGGAAACTTCACAGCTGCGTTCGCCATGCTCGCCACGCTCATGTCGGTCACAGCGGCGGTGATTTACCCGCTCTACTTCGTGCAGCTCGGCTGCTACCCCATCACCTGCGAGGTGAGAGACTTCCGCATAGCGGCCAGCGTCTTTGCCGGCCTCGTGTTTGTTGTGTACGGCGCGGAGGTGTTCTTGACCAGGGCCAAACCAGGACAGGTCACCAGTTACATGGCCACCGTCTCCGGGCTCCTGAAGATCGTACAAGCCTTTGTGGCCTGCATCATCTTTGGGGCGCTGGTGAACGACAGCCAGTATAGCAAATACGTGGCCACACAGTGGTGCGTGGCCGTCTACAGCTTCTGCTTTATGGTCACGGTGGTGGTGGTCGCCTTCAGTGTCACAGGTAAGACTGCCCAGCTGTGTTTCCCCTTCGAGCGCTCTGTGGTCGTCTACACTTTTGGGGCCGTCCTGCTGTACGTGAGCGCAGCCGTCATCTGGCCGGTGTTCTGCTTTGACAGCAAGTACGGCTCCCCGCAGCGCCCCAGCGCCTGTGCCAAGGGCAGGTGCCCCTGGGACAGCCAGCTGGTGGTGGCCATCTTCACCTACGTCAACCTGCTGCTCTACGTGGTAGACCTGGCGTACTCCCAGCGCATCCGCTTCGTATCCCACATCTGA